Proteins from one Mucilaginibacter jinjuensis genomic window:
- a CDS encoding acyltransferase family protein, translated as MQIFSEKKTIPHVIANKSSVYQQLDAWRALAAIWVVMAHACSTVITDIRVLPNGMALLSGNYLYMFSMSGQLGVAMFFVISGYCIVLAADNAIAKQKSAMNFLKARFRRIFPPYYASIVLAIALTLVFILAAHLKFIPKPSHGPEFINNSFLYYFSNLTLTQVPFNIKPIQAIYWSLCYEIAFYIIIAACIFLQKKLNYSLHGILFILTQLSLIWLILAPDTCPFPLDLWYLFGMGAFVYIRIKNPDNFQSKLFFDITSVLVLLFASLHAGHYTLGHPASRTQAIFGFVFSLVLLLLYRFDSILIKNRFIKILSFLGTMSYSIYLSHPTVIAIPRQLMIKMGFIGDKYWITLIVQVIIGIGVGYIFHIICERPFMSSYAKQREARVKDII; from the coding sequence ATGCAAATATTTAGCGAAAAAAAAACTATCCCCCATGTAATTGCTAATAAATCTTCTGTATATCAGCAATTGGATGCATGGCGAGCCCTTGCCGCCATTTGGGTTGTGATGGCCCATGCCTGTTCTACGGTTATAACAGACATTCGTGTTCTTCCAAATGGCATGGCACTACTATCCGGAAATTACCTCTACATGTTTAGCATGTCCGGACAGTTGGGAGTAGCAATGTTTTTCGTTATATCCGGATACTGTATCGTACTGGCCGCCGATAATGCTATAGCGAAACAAAAGTCGGCTATGAATTTTCTAAAGGCTCGTTTTCGACGCATTTTTCCGCCTTATTATGCGTCAATAGTACTTGCCATTGCGCTAACGTTAGTTTTTATATTAGCCGCTCATTTAAAGTTTATTCCAAAACCAAGCCATGGGCCAGAATTTATAAATAATTCGTTTCTTTATTACTTTTCAAACTTGACTCTCACGCAAGTCCCATTCAATATAAAACCGATTCAAGCCATATATTGGTCTCTTTGTTATGAAATAGCATTTTATATTATTATTGCGGCATGCATATTTTTACAAAAAAAACTCAATTACAGCCTGCACGGTATACTATTTATACTTACTCAGCTATCATTGATATGGTTAATACTTGCACCTGATACTTGTCCATTTCCACTTGATCTGTGGTATCTGTTTGGCATGGGGGCATTTGTTTATATAAGGATTAAAAATCCTGACAATTTCCAATCCAAACTCTTCTTTGACATAACATCTGTGCTTGTACTTCTTTTCGCAAGCTTACACGCGGGACATTACACACTTGGTCACCCGGCGAGCAGAACACAAGCTATATTTGGATTCGTCTTTTCACTTGTTCTATTACTTTTGTACCGGTTTGATAGCATCCTGATCAAGAATCGTTTCATTAAAATCTTATCTTTTTTGGGAACCATGTCTTACAGTATATATTTATCACATCCTACTGTAATAGCAATTCCACGACAATTAATGATTAAAATGGGCTTCATAGGTGATAAATACTGGATCACGCTTATCGTTCAGGTAATTATCGGAATTGGCGTTGGATATATATTCCATATCATCTGCGAGCGTCCATTCATGAGCTCATACGCCAAGCAAAGGGAAGCACGCGTGAAGGATATCATATAA
- a CDS encoding acyltransferase family protein, with amino-acid sequence MHRNTNSLYPLRFLAALTVVLYHYTPKSIQHDINFIIKNGNEAVNFFFFISGFVMVLANGNFLKDGSATFSKWDFYVKRLARIYPLYLFAIIALAIFHYLIRPIDTNTVKYRLIFETLGIQRWLYAGSFNYPGWTLSSEFFFYAFFPFTFVLMKKDYRYYKKLVIAYFVLALIITGILFKIEHHEGLSPAIKKITSILYLHPIFKISIFLLGTICGKVFIDNKISFFQKPLNSVLCVCFCFLIIFFTKQLLPIDHYLLNGGILAIAYFLLVLAITSFDKTKTPFFNNKFIIMSGEISYGIYILQYPVYIYFTSFIRPITDSLSLSIFVVVLISVSIITYYSIELPVKNLILNLYKRNKAAKNSQFVRL; translated from the coding sequence ATGCATAGAAACACAAATTCATTGTATCCCTTAAGATTCTTAGCCGCATTAACCGTCGTTTTATATCACTATACTCCAAAATCAATACAGCACGACATAAATTTTATAATAAAGAATGGCAACGAAGCAGTAAACTTTTTCTTTTTCATCTCCGGTTTTGTAATGGTATTGGCCAATGGTAATTTCTTGAAAGACGGATCAGCAACTTTTTCAAAATGGGATTTCTATGTAAAACGTCTGGCCAGGATTTATCCATTATATTTATTCGCGATAATTGCTTTGGCTATTTTTCACTATCTAATCAGGCCGATTGATACCAATACTGTAAAATATAGGTTGATTTTTGAAACCTTAGGAATTCAACGGTGGTTATATGCAGGCTCCTTTAATTATCCCGGCTGGACACTTTCTTCCGAATTTTTCTTCTACGCGTTTTTCCCATTCACCTTTGTATTAATGAAGAAAGACTATCGTTATTATAAAAAACTGGTAATTGCCTATTTTGTCTTGGCACTAATCATCACGGGAATATTATTCAAAATCGAACATCATGAGGGGTTGTCTCCTGCTATAAAAAAGATCACCTCCATTCTATATTTGCACCCAATTTTTAAAATTTCAATATTTTTACTAGGAACTATTTGCGGAAAAGTATTTATTGATAATAAGATAAGTTTTTTTCAAAAGCCACTCAACAGCGTATTATGCGTGTGTTTTTGCTTTCTGATTATCTTTTTCACCAAACAGCTACTACCAATAGATCATTATCTGCTTAACGGAGGAATATTAGCTATTGCTTACTTTTTGTTAGTACTTGCAATTACCAGTTTTGACAAGACTAAAACTCCTTTCTTTAACAATAAATTCATTATCATGTCTGGTGAGATTAGTTACGGCATTTACATTCTTCAATATCCGGTATACATCTATTTTACAAGTTTCATTCGCCCAATAACAGACTCATTATCGCTAAGTATTTTTGTGGTGGTATTAATTTCTGTATCGATAATAACTTATTATTCAATTGAATTACCTGTTAAAAATCTGATTCTAAATCTTTACAAAAGAAACAAAGCAGCTAAAAACAGCCAATTTGTTCGATTATAA
- a CDS encoding DUF2130 domain-containing protein, producing the protein MATEVKCPSCGHPFPIEEVMTEEYRKQLRVKMQEYTRQKEDEYRKKEEDFNARQHEQQLKFDQRLLDEKKQLQLTLEENLRRTIAADFENQMLMLQSNAKDTEEKLKASRLKELEFLQKEQALKQKEEDMQLEMQRKLQEQRNDLVEQIRKQEADKHTIKDTETQLRMKELEMQLEQQKKLAEEMKRKAEQGSMQLQGEAQELVLEELLRTHFPFDMIGEVGKGVRGADCIQTVRNQFGQECGRIIYESKRTKDFGGDWIEKLKKDKRSTGAEVAVIVTQCYPKGMDCFGEKDGVWICSFDEVKAVAYILRDFVIKLSDEVRKHDNKGDKMHLLYDFLTSNEFSEQWKAIREGFMSMRMSILKEREAMEKLWKSREKQLEKVLLSAAHIKGSIEGIAGSDNIQLSLTDDEDEAIMID; encoded by the coding sequence ATGGCAACAGAAGTAAAGTGTCCGAGTTGTGGTCATCCATTTCCGATTGAGGAAGTGATGACCGAGGAGTATAGAAAGCAGCTTCGTGTTAAAATGCAGGAATATACCCGGCAAAAAGAAGACGAATACCGTAAAAAGGAGGAAGACTTTAATGCCCGCCAGCACGAGCAGCAATTGAAATTCGACCAGCGTTTACTGGACGAGAAAAAGCAATTGCAATTAACCCTCGAAGAAAACCTGCGCCGTACCATTGCCGCCGATTTTGAAAACCAGATGCTGATGCTGCAAAGCAACGCCAAGGATACTGAAGAGAAACTAAAAGCCAGCCGTTTAAAAGAACTCGAGTTTTTGCAGAAGGAACAAGCCCTGAAGCAAAAAGAAGAAGATATGCAGCTGGAAATGCAGCGCAAGTTGCAGGAGCAGCGTAATGATTTGGTAGAGCAGATCCGCAAGCAAGAGGCGGATAAGCATACTATAAAAGATACCGAAACCCAGTTGCGTATGAAAGAACTGGAAATGCAGCTGGAGCAACAAAAAAAGCTGGCCGAAGAAATGAAGCGTAAAGCCGAACAAGGCTCTATGCAATTACAGGGCGAAGCGCAGGAACTGGTATTGGAAGAATTATTGCGTACCCATTTTCCGTTTGATATGATAGGAGAGGTGGGCAAGGGCGTACGTGGTGCCGATTGTATCCAAACCGTGCGTAACCAATTTGGACAAGAGTGCGGTCGTATTATTTACGAGAGCAAGCGTACCAAAGATTTTGGCGGCGACTGGATAGAAAAACTGAAAAAAGATAAGCGTAGCACAGGTGCAGAAGTGGCTGTAATTGTGACCCAATGCTACCCTAAAGGTATGGATTGCTTTGGTGAAAAGGACGGCGTTTGGATTTGCTCTTTCGACGAGGTTAAAGCTGTGGCTTATATTCTGCGCGATTTTGTGATCAAGCTTTCGGATGAGGTGCGCAAGCATGATAACAAAGGTGATAAAATGCATTTGTTGTATGATTTCCTGACCAGCAATGAGTTCTCTGAACAATGGAAAGCCATTCGCGAAGGTTTTATGAGCATGCGTATGTCGATCCTCAAAGAACGCGAAGCGATGGAAAAACTCTGGAAAAGCCGTGAAAAACAACTGGAGAAAGTGTTGTTAAGCGCAGCTCATATCAAAGGCTCGATAGAAGGTATTGCCGGTAGCGATAATATCCAGTTAAGCTTAACGGACGATGAGGATGAAGCAATAATGATTGATTAG
- a CDS encoding MIP/aquaporin family protein — MHPKPLYVNFIAEFIGTALLLGIGLSSVILDWGQGSIVAHYIPSVQARRLLTGLLFGCTGCAVTISPVGKISGAHINPAVSIAFWLRHKMKPHALVGYIVSQMLGAVVGCIPLLLWGQQGKSVGYGNTLPGIGGNMGAFLGEVITTAALILVIFVFVGSPKLRNYTPFTMPFLYSFMVWAETAYSGCSTNPARSFGPAVISNNYTGYWIFWAGPLTGVIVLTAIFKICRLHKYYHIEAARMSHHDEPTNASLKSA; from the coding sequence ATGCACCCCAAACCCCTGTACGTTAATTTTATAGCAGAGTTTATTGGCACAGCCTTATTATTAGGCATTGGGTTAAGTTCTGTGATCCTGGATTGGGGTCAGGGATCAATCGTAGCGCATTATATTCCATCCGTGCAGGCCAGGCGTTTGCTTACCGGATTGCTATTTGGCTGTACGGGCTGTGCGGTTACTATATCGCCGGTGGGCAAAATTAGCGGCGCACATATTAACCCTGCGGTAAGCATAGCTTTCTGGCTTCGGCATAAAATGAAACCACATGCATTGGTTGGTTATATCGTTAGCCAGATGCTGGGAGCGGTGGTAGGTTGCATCCCTCTTTTATTATGGGGGCAACAAGGCAAAAGCGTTGGTTACGGAAATACCCTCCCCGGCATAGGCGGCAATATGGGTGCTTTCTTGGGTGAAGTGATTACGACAGCAGCCTTGATATTGGTGATATTTGTATTTGTAGGCAGCCCTAAACTACGTAATTACACACCTTTTACTATGCCTTTTTTATACAGCTTTATGGTTTGGGCAGAGACCGCCTACTCTGGCTGTAGTACCAACCCAGCACGAAGCTTTGGCCCGGCGGTTATCAGCAATAATTATACCGGGTATTGGATTTTTTGGGCTGGCCCGCTAACGGGCGTAATTGTACTTACCGCCATATTTAAGATCTGTCGCCTGCACAAATACTACCATATTGAAGCAGCAAGAATGAGCCACCATGACGAGCCTACGAATGCGAGTTTGAAATCGGCATAA
- a CDS encoding DUF1398 domain-containing protein: MFTEAQLKAAHAKVKTGADFPKYVQEIKELDLLRYEYIVEDGRTVYYGANDFKIDSGARYDLLPISQKSSPADLEHTIKIHQQGQTDFMTFCRQAAAAGVEKWTIDTQKMMCTYYDLAGNEMVAEPIPQTGY, from the coding sequence ATGTTTACAGAAGCACAACTAAAGGCAGCCCACGCAAAGGTTAAAACCGGGGCCGATTTCCCAAAGTATGTACAGGAAATTAAAGAATTAGATTTATTAAGGTATGAGTACATTGTAGAAGATGGCCGTACCGTGTATTATGGCGCAAATGATTTTAAAATAGACTCGGGCGCCAGGTATGACCTGCTTCCCATCTCTCAAAAATCATCCCCTGCAGATCTTGAGCATACCATAAAAATACACCAGCAAGGCCAAACAGATTTTATGACTTTTTGCAGGCAGGCTGCGGCAGCAGGTGTAGAAAAATGGACCATCGATACTCAAAAAATGATGTGTACCTATTATGACCTGGCCGGAAATGAAATGGTAGCTGAACCTATACCACAGACCGGATATTAA
- a CDS encoding patatin-like phospholipase family protein yields the protein MATKTLTPAQKTAYKNLNIDPKNRIIVSLDGGGIRGILTLQLLKKIEEIAGIPLNQFCDLFAGTSTGGIIAGLLASGHTAVEIEKLYIQLVSKVFLKRGFLGNRFLNPPAYDKKNYREALKLVLGDDTLKDVCIKNDVDVFITSKDLTDNEETYFTCFNTTEVKGTYQDALLRTVLEATMSAPTYFSPLERFVDGGTTTYNNPSLAAIMEAVNYDGTGKYSLPNITMFSLGTGKLVKSVQPQQAAHPDGPDVYFWLNYVMDESSQDASTMQVDLFRAGIIKLDYRRFQISFDTAAIQKLPNLDISALHFTNADSLHSLTDDDLNVQMDDVSKFDLMKAIGEAMTEYIMDDCKFQRDLNKTPSLRDELVTAFNSVGTIKANVTNAGWIDGQPSS from the coding sequence ATGGCAACAAAAACACTGACCCCAGCACAGAAAACTGCCTATAAAAACCTGAACATCGACCCTAAAAATCGAATCATCGTTAGCTTAGATGGTGGTGGCATCAGGGGGATCCTGACCTTGCAATTGCTTAAAAAAATAGAGGAAATTGCAGGAATACCTTTAAACCAATTTTGCGATCTTTTTGCCGGTACCTCAACCGGGGGCATTATTGCGGGTTTATTGGCCAGCGGCCATACGGCGGTAGAAATTGAGAAGCTTTATATTCAGCTGGTATCTAAAGTGTTTCTGAAGCGTGGCTTTTTAGGAAACCGGTTTTTAAACCCGCCCGCTTATGATAAAAAGAATTACCGCGAAGCCTTAAAGCTGGTTTTGGGAGATGATACCCTAAAGGATGTGTGTATTAAAAATGATGTCGACGTTTTTATAACTTCTAAGGATCTGACAGATAATGAAGAAACCTATTTTACCTGTTTTAATACAACAGAGGTAAAAGGTACTTACCAGGATGCCCTACTGAGAACTGTTTTGGAAGCCACTATGAGTGCGCCAACCTACTTTAGCCCCTTGGAAAGGTTTGTAGATGGCGGTACTACAACTTATAACAACCCATCGCTGGCTGCCATTATGGAAGCCGTTAATTATGACGGTACAGGTAAATACAGCCTGCCCAATATTACCATGTTTAGTTTGGGGACGGGCAAGCTGGTTAAATCTGTACAGCCACAGCAAGCAGCCCATCCAGATGGGCCGGATGTTTACTTCTGGCTGAACTATGTGATGGACGAATCGAGCCAGGATGCCAGTACCATGCAGGTAGACTTATTCAGGGCAGGGATTATTAAACTGGATTACCGGAGGTTTCAGATCTCATTTGATACAGCAGCCATACAAAAACTGCCCAACCTGGATATATCGGCCCTGCATTTTACCAATGCCGATAGCCTGCACAGTTTAACAGACGATGATTTAAACGTGCAAATGGATGATGTAAGCAAATTTGATTTGATGAAGGCCATAGGTGAGGCAATGACCGAATATATTATGGATGACTGTAAATTTCAGCGCGATTTGAATAAGACCCCAAGTTTAAGAGATGAACTGGTTACGGCGTTTAACAGCGTAGGCACCATTAAAGCAAATGTTACCAATGCCGGATGGATTGATGGCCAACCTTCGAGTTAA
- a CDS encoding ABC transporter ATP-binding protein: protein MAKPNTNIDYNQTVINIRGLKKSFETNHVLRGVDLDLYQGENLVVLGRSGTGKSVLIKIISGLLKADAGEVLVLGKDMNNLSEKELRALRIKVGFSFQNSALYDSMTVRKNIEFPLVRNSPKLTRKEIDMQVAEVLDNVGLLQTINQMPSELSGGQRKRIGIARTLILKPEIVLYDEPTAGLDPITCIEINELINEVQQLYHTSAIIITHDLTCAKMTGDRIVMLLDGKFERQGSFEEVFDTNDERVKAFYDYNFTH, encoded by the coding sequence ATGGCGAAACCAAATACAAATATAGATTATAACCAAACGGTGATTAACATCAGGGGATTGAAGAAATCCTTTGAAACCAACCACGTTTTGCGCGGTGTTGACCTCGACCTTTACCAGGGCGAAAACCTGGTAGTACTGGGTCGTTCAGGTACAGGTAAATCAGTGCTGATTAAAATTATATCTGGCTTGCTGAAAGCCGATGCCGGCGAAGTACTGGTTCTGGGTAAGGACATGAACAACCTGTCGGAAAAAGAGTTACGCGCCTTGCGTATCAAAGTAGGTTTCTCTTTTCAGAACAGTGCTTTGTATGATAGTATGACGGTGCGTAAAAACATCGAGTTTCCGCTGGTACGTAACAGCCCTAAATTAACCCGCAAGGAAATTGACATGCAGGTAGCAGAGGTATTGGATAATGTGGGCCTGCTGCAAACCATCAACCAGATGCCGTCAGAACTTTCGGGCGGACAAAGAAAACGGATAGGTATTGCACGCACTTTAATTTTAAAACCCGAAATTGTACTGTATGATGAGCCAACTGCAGGCCTGGACCCTATTACCTGTATAGAGATTAACGAACTGATAAACGAAGTACAGCAACTATACCATACTTCGGCAATTATAATAACCCACGATTTAACCTGCGCCAAAATGACCGGCGACCGCATTGTGATGCTGCTGGATGGTAAATTTGAACGTCAGGGAAGTTTCGAAGAGGTATTTGACACAAATGATGAACGAGTAAAAGCATTTTACGATTATAACTTTACACATTAA
- a CDS encoding MlaD family protein, producing the protein MDNADNKKAVWVGIFIAVGLVIFIVAVFTFGNSRKSFSNGVHISAVFNDVNGLMKGNNIWFSGVRVGTISNIRFTGISQVYVTMNIDKNAQQYIHRNAGVRVSSEGFIGNKILVIDGGSPNAPVIEDGDRLKAEALMSTDDIMKTLQQNNTNLLAITTDFKALSHNIVTGKGLVGQLISDSVLSTRFRTMVDNLNRTTANTAKMADQLNLYGIKLNSKDGLANKFATDTATFKQFQRAVAELQQTTKTASDFADNLNKASNKLNTTDNAIGVLLNDPKAAVKVQNTIEQLQQSSVKLNDDLEAAQHNFFLKGYFKKKDKQQKELQKQQQDSIEKANKTH; encoded by the coding sequence ATGGATAACGCAGACAACAAAAAAGCCGTTTGGGTAGGCATATTTATAGCCGTAGGATTGGTGATATTTATTGTTGCCGTTTTCACCTTCGGCAATTCGCGCAAAAGCTTTAGCAATGGTGTGCACATCAGCGCTGTATTTAACGACGTGAACGGGTTGATGAAGGGCAACAACATCTGGTTTTCAGGTGTACGGGTAGGCACTATTAGCAATATCAGATTTACCGGCATTTCGCAGGTTTATGTAACCATGAACATCGATAAAAATGCTCAGCAATATATTCACCGCAATGCAGGTGTAAGGGTAAGCTCAGAAGGTTTTATCGGTAACAAGATTTTGGTGATTGATGGCGGAAGCCCCAACGCGCCAGTTATTGAGGATGGCGACAGGTTAAAGGCGGAAGCCCTGATGAGCACCGATGACATTATGAAAACCCTGCAGCAAAACAACACCAACCTGTTGGCTATTACTACAGATTTTAAGGCGCTAAGCCATAATATAGTAACCGGTAAAGGTTTGGTTGGGCAATTAATTAGCGATTCTGTACTTTCTACCCGTTTCAGAACTATGGTTGATAACCTGAACCGCACCACCGCCAACACAGCAAAAATGGCCGATCAGCTAAATTTATATGGCATCAAATTGAATAGCAAAGATGGCTTAGCCAATAAATTTGCTACAGATACAGCTACGTTCAAACAATTTCAACGTGCGGTTGCAGAATTACAGCAAACCACCAAAACAGCCAGTGATTTTGCAGATAACCTAAATAAAGCAAGCAATAAGCTAAATACCACTGATAATGCCATTGGTGTTTTATTAAATGACCCAAAAGCGGCGGTTAAAGTTCAAAATACCATAGAACAGCTACAACAAAGCTCAGTAAAATTAAATGATGACCTCGAAGCAGCCCAACACAACTTCTTTTTAAAGGGATATTTCAAGAAAAAAGACAAACAGCAAAAGGAACTACAGAAACAACAGCAGGATTCGATAGAAAAAGCGAACAAAACACACTAA